The following are encoded in a window of Sutcliffiella horikoshii genomic DNA:
- a CDS encoding GerAB/ArcD/ProY family transporter, with protein MTELSLFEKTSSYDGVYMTLMVNRIQMLYFAIIMPVFLIYPYMIWMIIIVGGLSQVSIFMLSKWFTSKYASKGYEGFVDLFGERMVRLLSFIGIGFILLKVTVITLGYVEVVQHFIFPAVNTNWMILFILLICWYVASLGMNSTIRFIVIAFLFTAPMLLLLLKFPFQPFATIHDLFPLIPYEWTMKSWKSVLFIWSALSGPEYLVLLAPWFNTREKILKYMTIGNTFTVFEYLFIFIASLFFFGSHYLGENKLPVVEMIRYLNFPVFERIDIIFISVYLFHFVFAISIFLLLFYGAIRITLKKSKVQTTRLGFALCCSTIILCLMILNEMLWKKATNQNILLELAIWAGALTYLFVPLFLFLSLKRKVRD; from the coding sequence TTGACTGAACTTTCATTGTTCGAGAAAACCTCATCATATGACGGTGTTTATATGACTTTGATGGTCAACAGGATACAGATGCTATATTTTGCAATCATCATGCCAGTTTTTCTCATATACCCCTATATGATTTGGATGATTATCATCGTAGGCGGACTATCACAGGTCAGTATATTCATGTTATCGAAATGGTTTACTTCCAAGTATGCATCCAAAGGCTACGAAGGTTTTGTAGACCTTTTCGGTGAGCGTATGGTACGGTTACTTTCTTTCATCGGAATCGGTTTCATTTTATTAAAAGTAACAGTAATCACACTTGGATATGTAGAAGTAGTACAACATTTTATCTTCCCTGCAGTGAATACGAATTGGATGATCCTTTTCATTTTGCTTATTTGCTGGTATGTTGCTTCACTAGGGATGAACAGTACGATCCGTTTTATCGTCATCGCTTTTTTGTTTACAGCTCCAATGCTTTTGTTATTATTGAAATTCCCTTTTCAGCCTTTTGCTACTATACATGATCTATTTCCGTTAATACCATATGAATGGACGATGAAATCATGGAAAAGTGTGTTGTTTATATGGTCCGCCTTATCTGGGCCAGAATATTTGGTTTTACTTGCACCTTGGTTCAATACGAGAGAAAAAATCCTCAAATACATGACAATCGGAAATACATTTACCGTTTTTGAATATCTGTTTATATTCATTGCATCTTTGTTTTTTTTCGGATCCCATTATCTTGGAGAAAACAAATTGCCGGTCGTGGAAATGATACGCTACCTTAATTTTCCGGTATTTGAGCGAATTGATATAATTTTTATCTCTGTATACTTATTTCACTTTGTATTCGCCATATCAATATTCCTCTTACTTTTTTATGGTGCCATTCGCATCACTCTAAAGAAATCAAAAGTTCAAACGACTCGATTAGGTTTTGCATTATGTTGTTCTACAATTATCCTTTGTTTAATGATACTTAATGAAATGTTGTGGAAAAAGGCAACTAATCAAAATATTTTGTTAGAACTAGCGATATGGGCAGGAGCACTCACTTATTTATTCGTACCATTATTTCTTTTCCTCTCTTTAAAGCGAAAGGTCCGTGACTAG
- a CDS encoding spore germination protein produces the protein MFWKGTSTSVRISTEQAQHTPITLEVIRERLGNMEDAEIIEHQTPNVSTIILVYIRTLIDNERLNESVIQPLRNCSNENQLECISATNIPGTLTVEEAEKQLMLGSILIFDTDENQWCSVNLKDSSGRAIETSETETILYGAKDSFTENIEQNIALIRRRLPITTLKTEKFTVGSLTETNVVLMYIEGITNTKFITIAREKIKNVNFDQILDSSQLAAFMEDHTHTVFPQFQQTDRPDVCAFALGVGKLVILVDNTPFALNAPITFFHLFQSPEDYINRWIVASFLRIIRYLSFMFSLLMIPLYVALTTHHYQMIPLQILFVLVDTRSQLPLSPFWESLIMLVTIEIIKEASLRMPTKSGQTLGVIGGIVVGQAAVEAGFASQVLIVLVGISAIASFLVPNYLMSKANTLIQFILLILASYLGVMGIFMGILLLFVHMNALTSLKQPYLVPVTPFYGKDWLDLFIRGPLQWMKTRPEALHPLQKWRYSRRR, from the coding sequence ATGTTTTGGAAGGGGACGAGTACAAGCGTGAGAATTAGCACAGAGCAAGCCCAACATACACCAATCACACTAGAGGTTATCCGTGAACGCTTAGGCAATATGGAAGACGCTGAAATAATAGAACATCAAACACCTAATGTTTCGACCATTATACTGGTATACATAAGAACATTGATTGATAACGAAAGGTTGAATGAATCTGTCATTCAACCTTTACGGAACTGTAGCAATGAAAATCAATTGGAATGTATTTCCGCCACCAACATTCCAGGAACTTTAACGGTGGAAGAGGCCGAAAAACAATTGATGCTGGGATCCATCCTTATTTTTGACACCGATGAAAATCAATGGTGTTCAGTCAATCTTAAAGATTCGTCAGGAAGAGCGATAGAAACCTCTGAAACAGAAACAATCCTTTATGGAGCCAAGGACAGTTTCACTGAAAACATAGAACAGAATATAGCATTGATTCGCAGAAGGCTGCCAATAACAACCTTGAAAACAGAAAAATTCACGGTTGGATCACTAACTGAAACAAATGTTGTCTTAATGTATATCGAAGGTATAACCAATACTAAATTCATAACGATTGCCAGGGAAAAAATCAAAAATGTCAATTTTGACCAAATCCTTGACTCCTCCCAACTAGCAGCTTTTATGGAAGATCACACACATACTGTCTTTCCACAATTTCAACAAACTGACCGTCCTGATGTGTGTGCCTTCGCACTTGGCGTTGGTAAACTTGTCATACTGGTCGATAATACACCGTTTGCTCTGAATGCTCCAATCACCTTTTTCCATTTATTCCAATCACCTGAGGATTATATTAATCGTTGGATTGTTGCAAGCTTCTTGCGGATCATAAGATATTTAAGTTTCATGTTCTCCTTACTGATGATTCCACTATATGTTGCGTTAACGACACATCATTATCAGATGATTCCCTTGCAAATTTTATTCGTCCTTGTGGATACGAGAAGTCAATTGCCACTAAGCCCGTTTTGGGAATCGCTCATTATGTTGGTAACAATTGAAATCATTAAAGAAGCAAGTCTAAGAATGCCTACAAAATCTGGTCAAACATTAGGCGTCATCGGTGGGATTGTCGTTGGACAGGCAGCTGTAGAAGCAGGGTTCGCTAGTCAAGTTCTGATCGTTTTGGTTGGTATTTCTGCTATCGCTTCGTTTCTAGTGCCGAATTATTTGATGTCCAAAGCCAACACTTTGATACAGTTCATACTATTGATCCTTGCTTCTTATCTTGGAGTAATGGGCATTTTTATGGGAATCCTTTTACTTTTTGTCCATATGAACGCACTTACTTCCTTGAAGCAGCCATATTTAGTGCCTGTTACACCTTTTTATGGAAAAGATTGGCTTGATCTATTTATTCGCGGACCATTGCAATGGATGAAAACAAGGCCAGAGGCTCTTCATCCTTTACAGAAATGGCGTTATAGCCGAAGGAGATAA
- a CDS encoding DUF3231 family protein — MDQVNHQEKINASEYGIIWSQYVNDSMSRCVFRYFLNDAKDEHTRALLQFALELSETHIERTKQFLIQENYPIPIGFTDDDVTVTAPSLFTDTFKVIYLQIMAIHGLTRYAGATSVCIREDVRKYLIECTSQTLELYDRVTSVALSEGILSKPPTLNNKQKIDFIKKQNYLTGWFGKRRPINAIEISGAHLNMQKNMVKMVLELGFGQVCQSKEVREYFERARKLCKRHFHILGVMLEEENLHKPRIFESEVTDSTVPPFSDKLMLFHIATLLSAALGYYGEALSMCQRRDLSADYARMNMEIALIAEDGMNLLIENGWMEQPPTATDHENLTKN; from the coding sequence ATGGATCAGGTTAATCACCAAGAGAAAATTAATGCCTCAGAATATGGCATCATCTGGTCACAATATGTAAATGATAGTATGTCACGTTGTGTTTTTCGTTATTTCTTAAATGATGCTAAGGATGAACATACTCGTGCTTTACTTCAATTTGCCTTAGAATTATCAGAAACCCATATAGAAAGAACAAAACAATTTTTAATACAAGAAAACTATCCCATTCCAATAGGGTTCACAGATGATGATGTAACGGTAACCGCTCCTAGTTTATTTACGGATACATTTAAGGTTATTTATCTGCAAATTATGGCGATACACGGCTTGACTAGATATGCTGGTGCAACAAGTGTTTGTATTCGAGAAGATGTCAGAAAATATCTTATTGAATGTACTTCTCAAACGTTGGAATTATATGATAGGGTCACTAGCGTCGCTTTATCAGAGGGAATTCTTAGTAAGCCTCCTACATTAAATAACAAACAAAAGATTGATTTTATTAAGAAACAAAACTATTTAACTGGATGGTTCGGAAAGCGAAGACCGATAAATGCTATCGAAATCAGTGGTGCACATCTAAATATGCAAAAAAACATGGTCAAAATGGTATTAGAATTAGGATTCGGTCAAGTATGCCAATCTAAAGAAGTGCGAGAGTATTTTGAACGTGCTCGAAAACTTTGTAAAAGGCACTTTCATATACTGGGTGTAATGTTAGAAGAGGAGAATCTCCATAAACCAAGGATATTTGAATCAGAAGTAACCGATTCAACCGTACCTCCCTTTTCTGATAAGCTTATGCTTTTCCATATAGCCACACTACTATCTGCTGCACTTGGTTATTATGGGGAGGCTTTATCAATGTGTCAAAGAAGAGATTTATCCGCTGATTACGCTCGAATGAATATGGAAATTGCTTTAATCGCTGAAGATGGTATGAATCTATTAATTGAAAACGGTTGGATGGAACAACCCCCTACTGCCACTGACCATGAAAACCTGACGAAGAATTAG
- a CDS encoding 3-ketoacyl-ACP reductase, translating into MISLNGKTAIVTGAGRGIGRATAIALAKEGVHLGLIGLNMSNLEKVAAELQQFDVKVSAATADVTDLESVTHAVEHIKSDLGPIDILINNAGVAKFGGFLDLTPDEWEKIIQVNLMGVYNVTRAVLPGMIERKSGDIINISSSAGQKGAPVTSAYSASKFAVLGLTESLMLEVRKHNVRVTALTPSTVVTDLAIDTNLVKGNEENVMHPEDLAELVVASLKFNPRVFVKTAGLWSTNPS; encoded by the coding sequence ATGATTTCTTTGAATGGAAAAACAGCAATTGTTACAGGCGCAGGAAGAGGCATTGGACGTGCTACTGCTATCGCCTTAGCAAAAGAGGGCGTTCATTTAGGCCTAATCGGCTTAAATATGTCTAATTTAGAAAAGGTAGCTGCAGAACTACAACAATTTGATGTGAAGGTGTCTGCAGCAACAGCAGATGTAACCGATCTTGAATCCGTTACCCATGCTGTAGAACATATCAAATCAGACTTAGGCCCAATTGATATCCTAATCAACAATGCTGGTGTTGCTAAATTTGGAGGGTTCCTTGATCTAACACCAGATGAATGGGAAAAAATCATCCAAGTCAATTTAATGGGTGTGTATAATGTAACAAGAGCAGTATTACCAGGAATGATCGAAAGAAAATCAGGAGATATCATCAATATCTCTTCATCAGCCGGCCAAAAAGGTGCTCCTGTTACAAGTGCATACAGTGCTTCTAAATTCGCTGTTTTAGGACTAACAGAATCACTTATGCTAGAAGTAAGAAAACATAATGTTCGTGTCACTGCTTTAACACCAAGTACGGTCGTTACAGATTTAGCGATTGATACAAATCTTGTTAAAGGCAATGAAGAAAACGTGATGCACCCAGAAGACCTTGCAGAATTAGTCGTGGCTAGTTTGAAATTTAATCCAAGAGTATTTGTAAAAACAGCTGGATTATGGTCAACAAATCCATCATAA
- the hxlB gene encoding 6-phospho-3-hexuloisomerase, giving the protein MNTTQYLAKIIKELIRSGDLISNDEAEKLVNGILESKKIFVAGAGRSGFMAKSFAMRMMHMGIDAYVIGETVTPTFEKDDILIIGSGSGETKGLVSMAEKAKSIGGTIAAVTIFPESTIGQLADITIKMPGSPKDQSESNFKTIQPMGSLFEQTLLLFYDAVILRFMEKKGLDTNKMYGKHANLE; this is encoded by the coding sequence ATGAATACAACTCAATACCTAGCTAAAATCATAAAAGAGTTAATTCGCTCGGGAGATTTAATTTCCAATGATGAAGCTGAAAAATTAGTTAATGGGATTCTTGAATCCAAAAAAATCTTTGTTGCTGGCGCAGGTAGATCTGGATTTATGGCCAAATCATTTGCCATGAGAATGATGCACATGGGGATAGATGCCTATGTGATTGGCGAAACAGTAACCCCTACCTTTGAAAAAGATGACATCTTAATCATTGGATCAGGTTCAGGAGAAACAAAAGGTTTAGTTTCCATGGCTGAGAAAGCAAAAAGCATCGGTGGGACTATTGCAGCTGTAACGATTTTCCCTGAGTCCACTATTGGACAATTAGCGGATATCACTATTAAGATGCCTGGATCACCTAAAGATCAGTCGGAGAGTAATTTTAAGACGATTCAACCAATGGGCTCTTTATTTGAGCAAACACTTTTACTATTTTACGACGCTGTGATTCTTCGGTTCATGGAGAAAAAAGGCTTGGATACCAATAAAATGTACGGTAAACACGCCAACTTAGAATAA
- the hxlA gene encoding 3-hexulose-6-phosphate synthase, whose amino-acid sequence MELQLALDLVNIPEAIELVKEVEDHIDIVEIGTPVVINEGLHAVKAVKEAFPNLKVLADLKIMDAAGYEVMKASEAGADIVTILGTAEDMSIKGAVEEAKKQGKKILVDMIAVKDLAGRAKEVDAMGVDYICVHTGYDLQAVGKNSFEDLQTIKSVVKNAKTAIAGGIKLDTLPEVIKVQPDLVIVGGGITGQADKKAAAAKMQQMINQG is encoded by the coding sequence ATGGAATTACAATTAGCATTAGATTTAGTAAATATTCCGGAAGCAATTGAGTTAGTTAAAGAAGTGGAGGATCACATTGATATCGTCGAAATCGGTACACCGGTTGTAATCAATGAAGGACTTCATGCAGTAAAAGCAGTAAAAGAAGCATTCCCTAACTTAAAGGTATTAGCAGACCTAAAAATCATGGATGCAGCTGGTTATGAAGTAATGAAAGCTTCTGAAGCTGGTGCAGATATCGTGACAATTCTTGGAACTGCTGAAGATATGTCCATTAAAGGTGCTGTTGAAGAAGCGAAAAAACAAGGTAAAAAAATCCTTGTTGATATGATTGCTGTTAAAGACCTTGCTGGACGTGCAAAAGAAGTGGACGCTATGGGCGTTGATTATATTTGTGTTCATACTGGCTACGATCTTCAAGCAGTTGGAAAGAACTCTTTTGAAGATTTACAAACCATCAAAAGTGTTGTGAAAAATGCTAAAACTGCAATCGCAGGTGGTATTAAGTTAGACACACTTCCAGAAGTTATCAAAGTACAACCAGACCTTGTCATTGTAGGTGGCGGGATTACTGGACAAGCTGATAAAAAAGCTGCTGCTGCAAAAATGCAACAAATGATTAATCAAGGGTAA
- the zwf gene encoding glucose-6-phosphate dehydrogenase produces MEAMTFVLFGATGDLAKRKIFPALYNLFLDKKLPLPISIIGVGRGELSDTDFQKHVKDSLKAFSRRSLHDDSNLEVFIRAFRYSHVDAIKAEGYKGLLELIKQREEELNIPENRMFYLSVAPELFNVIASNIKESGLGSTKGWKRLIIEKPFGHDLKSAQVLNDKLSKAFDEEEIFRIDHYLGKPMVQNLEALGFANPVLQALWNNQYIANVQITATETVGVEERADYYDKAGAIRDMFQNHMLQMLMMTAMQLPKQISAEEIRNEKRKIIESLRPLKKENVMNHVIRGQYGPGEIQGKPVVGYTGEPEVAPSSLNDTFVAARLYVDDDFWRGVPFYIRTGKRMTEKSTRIVIEFKNTLKDLYRGQEEETAPNLLVIEINPNESVSLQLNSKNPLNNGKIEPVSVDFSSKQEDVPEAYERLIYDAMRGDSTFFAHWKEVELSWKWVQPILEAFEENTIPLQLYPSGSTGPDASRRLLAEEGYKWW; encoded by the coding sequence ATGGAGGCAATGACATTTGTCTTATTTGGGGCGACAGGGGACTTAGCAAAAAGAAAAATCTTCCCTGCTCTATATAATTTATTTTTGGATAAAAAATTACCTCTGCCCATCTCCATTATTGGGGTGGGCAGAGGAGAATTATCAGATACTGATTTCCAAAAACATGTGAAAGATTCTTTAAAAGCATTTTCTAGACGATCACTTCATGACGATTCAAACCTTGAAGTGTTTATCCGTGCCTTTCGTTATAGCCATGTAGATGCTATCAAGGCTGAAGGATATAAAGGATTACTTGAGCTCATTAAACAACGTGAGGAAGAATTGAATATTCCAGAAAATCGTATGTTCTACCTATCTGTTGCTCCAGAGCTTTTTAATGTGATTGCTTCCAACATTAAAGAGAGTGGTCTAGGTTCTACTAAAGGTTGGAAACGTCTTATTATCGAAAAACCGTTTGGGCATGACCTAAAATCAGCTCAAGTATTAAACGATAAACTAAGCAAAGCTTTTGATGAAGAAGAAATTTTTCGCATCGACCACTATCTTGGAAAGCCGATGGTACAAAACCTGGAAGCGTTAGGATTTGCAAATCCAGTGCTTCAAGCATTATGGAACAACCAATACATTGCAAATGTGCAAATAACTGCAACCGAAACAGTTGGGGTTGAAGAAAGAGCTGATTATTATGATAAAGCTGGGGCTATTCGCGACATGTTTCAAAATCATATGCTACAAATGTTGATGATGACAGCAATGCAGCTGCCAAAACAAATTAGTGCAGAAGAGATCCGCAATGAAAAGAGAAAAATAATAGAATCACTTCGTCCGTTAAAGAAAGAGAATGTAATGAATCATGTGATTCGAGGTCAATATGGTCCTGGTGAAATCCAAGGTAAACCAGTTGTTGGCTATACGGGAGAACCTGAAGTTGCTCCTTCTTCATTAAATGACACATTTGTAGCTGCCCGTCTATATGTGGATGATGATTTTTGGAGAGGGGTTCCTTTCTATATCCGTACAGGAAAAAGAATGACAGAGAAATCCACCCGAATTGTGATTGAATTCAAAAATACTTTAAAGGATTTGTATAGGGGTCAAGAAGAAGAAACTGCGCCAAATCTATTAGTGATTGAAATCAATCCAAACGAAAGTGTTTCATTACAATTAAATAGTAAAAACCCATTAAACAATGGAAAAATCGAACCAGTCAGTGTTGATTTTTCTTCTAAGCAAGAAGATGTTCCTGAAGCGTATGAGCGTTTAATTTACGATGCAATGCGTGGCGACTCAACATTCTTTGCGCATTGGAAAGAAGTGGAGTTGTCTTGGAAATGGGTACAGCCTATCTTAGAGGCTTTTGAGGAAAATACAATTCCCCTTCAATTATATCCATCCGGGTCAACGGGACCAGATGCTTCCCGTCGATTATTGGCAGAGGAAGGATATAAATGGTGGTAG
- the gnd gene encoding phosphogluconate dehydrogenase (NAD(+)-dependent, decarboxylating) produces MKIGLIGLGKMGLNLGQNLIDNKHEVVAFDVNRSSVEEMKKYGAQGTSDLKELVASLAKPRVVWIMVPHAVVDSVIAEMTPLLSAGDIVIEAGNSHYKESIRRYNQLKEVGVHFMDAGTSGGMEGARNGACYMIGGDPEAWSVVEPIFKDTAVENGFIYAGKAGSGHFLKMIHNGIEYGMMAAIGEGFEVLEKSEFDFDYEKVARVWNNGSVIRSWLMELTERAFSKDAKLDEIKGIMHSSGEGKWTVETALDLQAATPVIAMSLLMRYRSLDNDTFTGKVVAALRNEFGGHGVEKN; encoded by the coding sequence ATGAAAATTGGATTAATTGGTTTAGGAAAAATGGGATTAAACTTAGGTCAAAATTTAATTGATAACAAGCATGAAGTAGTAGCTTTCGATGTAAATAGAAGTTCCGTTGAAGAAATGAAGAAATACGGTGCTCAAGGTACATCTGATTTAAAAGAACTTGTTGCATCATTAGCAAAACCAAGAGTTGTATGGATTATGGTTCCGCATGCTGTAGTGGATTCAGTAATTGCTGAAATGACACCATTATTAAGCGCTGGAGATATCGTAATTGAAGCTGGGAATTCTCACTATAAGGAATCCATCCGCAGATATAACCAGCTAAAGGAGGTAGGAGTTCACTTCATGGATGCCGGTACTTCTGGTGGAATGGAAGGTGCTCGTAATGGAGCATGTTATATGATTGGTGGAGACCCTGAAGCCTGGAGCGTCGTGGAACCTATTTTCAAGGATACAGCTGTCGAAAATGGATTTATCTATGCTGGTAAAGCAGGGAGCGGCCATTTCTTAAAAATGATTCACAATGGAATTGAATACGGAATGATGGCAGCGATTGGTGAAGGATTCGAGGTGCTAGAAAAAAGCGAATTCGATTTTGACTACGAAAAAGTAGCTAGAGTGTGGAATAACGGCTCCGTTATTCGTTCATGGCTCATGGAGTTGACTGAACGTGCATTTTCAAAAGATGCAAAGCTAGATGAAATTAAAGGGATTATGCACTCTTCTGGTGAAGGGAAATGGACAGTTGAAACAGCTCTAGATTTACAAGCAGCCACTCCTGTTATCGCAATGTCGCTTTTGATGCGTTACCGTTCATTAGACAACGATACCTTTACAGGTAAAGTGGTAGCTGCATTAAGAAACGAATTTGGTGGACATGGTGTTGAAAAAAACTAA
- a CDS encoding winged helix-turn-helix transcriptional regulator: MSRMQEKMFNCEKELTLSVIGGKWKMLILWHLGKEGTKRFGELKALMPGITQRMLVNQLRELEEDLIVKRVVYPVVPPKVEYSLTEQGRSLMPILDAMYNWGKDYMETVGLNPLVR; this comes from the coding sequence ATGTCGCGAATGCAGGAAAAGATGTTTAATTGTGAAAAAGAATTAACACTTTCCGTTATCGGTGGTAAATGGAAGATGCTTATACTATGGCATCTAGGGAAAGAGGGAACGAAGCGATTTGGTGAATTGAAAGCTCTAATGCCAGGGATTACGCAGAGAATGCTAGTTAATCAATTGCGAGAACTGGAAGAAGACTTGATTGTAAAACGCGTAGTCTATCCCGTGGTTCCTCCAAAAGTAGAATACTCCCTTACTGAACAAGGAAGAAGCTTGATGCCGATTCTCGATGCTATGTATAACTGGGGAAAAGATTATATGGAAACTGTTGGGTTGAATCCTTTAGTAAGATAA
- a CDS encoding Rrf2 family transcriptional regulator: MNSEFTIAVHSLVLLAHLPDHMASSQKIADNVSTNPARIRKIMSCLRNHGFVRTKEGIGGGYILQRDPDEITLGQIYRSVSGATIKPNWCSGDPEEECVVASNIQLVMDEVFEETDQYFSAYLDRISIASILKKIKQY, from the coding sequence GTGAATAGTGAATTTACGATAGCCGTTCATAGCTTAGTTCTTTTAGCGCATTTGCCTGATCATATGGCAAGTAGTCAAAAGATTGCAGACAATGTTTCCACAAATCCAGCAAGAATTCGTAAAATAATGAGTTGTTTGCGTAACCATGGATTTGTACGAACAAAGGAAGGAATAGGAGGAGGCTACATTCTTCAAAGAGATCCTGATGAAATTACATTGGGGCAAATCTATCGCTCAGTGTCAGGTGCAACGATTAAACCAAATTGGTGCTCTGGAGATCCTGAAGAGGAATGTGTGGTTGCTTCTAATATTCAACTTGTGATGGATGAGGTCTTTGAGGAAACCGATCAATATTTTTCAGCGTACCTCGATCGTATTTCCATTGCATCCATCTTAAAGAAAATAAAACAATATTAA
- a CDS encoding LLM class oxidoreductase has product MNKFEKHKGYSRTFQENKLSLGLFFPLEAYKGSMPVMDLKHQIDLARIAEQANFASLFVRDVPLNDPSFGDVGQIYDPWVFLGYLAAQTKEIALGTGSIVTTLRHPLDLAKAAASVDQISNQRLLLGIATGDRPIEFSAYKVNQEERTELFQESFFVMKEAWKQSFPLINSQRVWLEQGDLLPKPVLSDIPVFVTGRSGQSLEWIAKNSDGWISYPRNIDVQAKLIDDWRSLTYDFQPFSQSLYIDLAKDPDEGPTPIHLGFRSGYKFLIEFLNRLQEIGVNHVILNLKYGQRPAEDVINELGEKVAPQFPAFK; this is encoded by the coding sequence ATGAATAAATTTGAAAAGCACAAAGGTTATTCACGTACATTTCAAGAAAACAAACTTTCACTCGGGTTATTCTTTCCTTTAGAAGCATATAAGGGAAGTATGCCGGTCATGGATTTAAAGCATCAGATAGATCTTGCTCGAATAGCTGAGCAGGCTAATTTCGCTTCTTTATTTGTTAGAGATGTTCCGTTGAATGACCCGTCCTTTGGTGATGTTGGTCAAATATATGATCCTTGGGTATTTCTAGGTTACTTAGCAGCTCAAACAAAAGAGATTGCATTAGGGACAGGGAGCATTGTGACGACACTACGTCATCCACTTGATCTAGCGAAAGCCGCTGCATCTGTAGATCAAATATCCAATCAAAGGCTTCTTTTGGGTATTGCAACTGGAGACCGACCTATTGAATTTTCTGCATATAAAGTTAACCAAGAAGAACGAACCGAATTATTTCAAGAGTCATTTTTTGTTATGAAAGAGGCATGGAAACAGTCATTCCCACTGATCAACTCACAAAGAGTTTGGTTAGAACAAGGTGACCTCTTGCCAAAACCAGTTTTATCAGATATTCCAGTTTTCGTGACAGGTCGTTCAGGACAGTCACTGGAGTGGATAGCAAAAAACAGTGATGGTTGGATTAGTTACCCACGAAACATTGATGTACAAGCTAAACTCATTGATGATTGGCGTTCTTTAACGTATGATTTTCAGCCATTTTCTCAATCACTTTATATTGATTTAGCAAAAGATCCGGATGAAGGTCCTACTCCTATTCACCTTGGGTTTAGGAGTGGATACAAATTTTTAATTGAATTTCTGAATCGCTTACAAGAAATTGGAGTTAATCATGTTATTTTGAATTTAAAATATGGTCAACGTCCGGCAGAGGATGTAATTAATGAATTAGGAGAAAAGGTAGCACCTCAGTTTCCTGCATTTAAGTAA